In Kineococcus sp. NBC_00420, a single genomic region encodes these proteins:
- a CDS encoding glycosyltransferase gives MTPPDQTTRDPSEPGRLPGGLPRVSVVVPVHDGTALLRTCVQALLAQDYPGDLIEVLVVDNASTEDVAAVLPPDPRVRLLHEPVPGSYRARNAALPHVRGEVVAFTDADCRPHPDWITRGVAALRSQPDVAMVGGRVDLVFREGHPVTAWEVYEAAHAFPQRDYLAKQHFAVTANVLTWRTTLDDVGGFDARLASRGDAEWGQRVARSGGKQVYAEDAVVDHPARATWKEMCGKTLRVARGRRDVDVSRSRGRRHFLGVAAAHVRLGVVGLARPAAAKEFRPTPAATLRYVAAYSTARVLFVGVNLATGLRPRSGPRSVELPEPVVNSQEVGR, from the coding sequence GTGACCCCGCCCGATCAGACGACCCGTGACCCCTCCGAACCCGGCCGTCTCCCCGGGGGCCTCCCGAGGGTCTCCGTCGTCGTCCCCGTGCACGACGGCACCGCCCTCCTGCGCACCTGCGTGCAGGCCCTCCTCGCGCAGGACTACCCGGGCGACCTGATCGAGGTCCTCGTCGTCGACAACGCCTCCACCGAGGACGTCGCCGCCGTGTTGCCGCCCGACCCCCGGGTCCGGCTGCTGCACGAACCGGTCCCGGGTTCCTACCGCGCCCGCAACGCCGCCCTGCCCCACGTCCGCGGGGAGGTCGTGGCCTTCACCGACGCCGACTGCCGGCCGCACCCGGACTGGATCACCCGGGGGGTGGCCGCGCTGCGTTCGCAGCCCGACGTCGCGATGGTCGGCGGCCGCGTCGACCTGGTGTTCCGGGAGGGGCACCCGGTGACGGCCTGGGAGGTCTACGAGGCGGCGCACGCGTTCCCGCAGCGCGACTACCTGGCCAAGCAGCACTTCGCCGTCACCGCCAACGTCCTCACCTGGCGCACGACCCTCGACGACGTCGGGGGTTTCGACGCCCGCCTCGCCTCCCGCGGTGACGCGGAGTGGGGCCAGCGGGTCGCGCGCAGCGGAGGCAAGCAGGTCTACGCCGAGGACGCGGTCGTCGACCACCCGGCCCGCGCGACGTGGAAGGAGATGTGCGGCAAGACGTTGCGGGTGGCCCGGGGCCGTCGCGACGTCGACGTCTCCCGTTCCCGCGGCCGTCGCCACTTCCTCGGTGTCGCCGCGGCCCACGTCCGGCTCGGGGTGGTGGGCCTGGCCCGGCCGGCCGCGGCGAAGGAGTTCCGCCCGACCCCTGCCGCGACGCTCCGCTACGTCGCGGCGTACTCCACCGCGCGTGTCCTGTTCGTCGGGGTGAACCTCGCGACCGGTCTGCGCCCCCGGTCGGGACCGCGCAGCGTCGAGCTCCCCGAACCCGTCGTGAACTCCCAGGAGGTGGGCCGGTGA
- a CDS encoding glycosyltransferase family 4 protein — MTAEHPEHQPLRGLRLAVLFPGDATDPTVRSGTPYGVLQGLRGWGVDVVPLDVRPGARVERYAAAALAPLHRGGGAGRPARERFQRGYSAALVGAHLAAGRTVTGQRRLDRLEGLHGVVQLGGGYEVRTALPRVVYDDMTVAQALRYPYVNWETMRRRDVDSRLTLQTRVYRSATTCCMTSSWAADSAEQDYGVPAEHVRVVGAGTHERPRTPAREQTPPRYLFVGLDFTRKNGPRVLEAFARVRAVHPDATLDVVGGHPPISAPGVRTHGRIPRREPAGRARLQQLFDDATCFVMPSLYEPAGVVFTEAAAAGLPSIGGSNGGSADFIGDGGVVVEPTDTDAVHAAMLRFADPVVAAGTGARAAARSPLFTWSALAARLVRGLELGGPFAADVTDLPDFLPRHPRAGHPA; from the coding sequence GTGACCGCCGAGCACCCCGAACACCAGCCGCTGCGGGGGCTGCGGCTGGCCGTCCTCTTCCCCGGCGACGCCACCGACCCGACCGTGCGCTCGGGCACGCCCTACGGCGTGCTGCAGGGCCTGCGTGGCTGGGGGGTCGACGTCGTGCCGCTCGACGTCCGGCCCGGGGCGAGGGTCGAACGCTACGCGGCGGCCGCGCTGGCCCCGCTGCACCGCGGTGGCGGCGCCGGACGCCCTGCGCGCGAGCGGTTCCAGCGCGGCTACAGCGCCGCCCTCGTCGGGGCGCACCTGGCCGCCGGGCGCACGGTCACCGGTCAGCGACGCCTCGACCGGCTCGAGGGCCTGCACGGCGTCGTCCAGCTCGGTGGCGGCTACGAGGTCCGGACGGCGCTGCCCCGGGTCGTCTACGACGACATGACCGTCGCGCAGGCGCTGCGCTACCCCTACGTGAACTGGGAGACGATGCGCCGCCGCGACGTCGACTCCCGCCTCACGCTGCAGACCCGCGTCTACCGCTCCGCGACGACGTGCTGCATGACCAGCAGCTGGGCGGCGGACTCCGCCGAGCAGGACTACGGCGTCCCCGCCGAGCACGTCCGTGTCGTCGGGGCGGGGACCCACGAACGACCCCGGACGCCGGCGCGCGAGCAGACGCCCCCGCGCTACCTCTTCGTCGGGCTGGACTTCACCCGCAAGAACGGACCGCGCGTGCTCGAGGCGTTCGCGCGGGTCCGGGCGGTGCACCCCGACGCGACCCTCGACGTCGTCGGCGGGCACCCGCCGATCTCGGCCCCCGGGGTGCGCACGCACGGGAGGATCCCGCGCCGGGAACCCGCCGGGCGGGCCCGCCTGCAGCAGTTGTTCGACGACGCCACCTGCTTCGTGATGCCGTCGCTGTACGAACCCGCCGGAGTCGTGTTCACCGAGGCCGCCGCCGCCGGGCTGCCCAGCATCGGCGGTTCCAACGGGGGGTCCGCGGACTTCATCGGCGACGGTGGGGTCGTCGTGGAACCCACCGACACCGACGCCGTCCACGCGGCCATGCTGCGCTTCGCCGACCCCGTGGTGGCGGCCGGGACGGGCGCCCGGGCCGCGGCCCGTTCGCCCCTGTTCACCTGGTCGGCGCTGGCCGCCCGGTTGGTGCGCGGTCTGGAACTCGGCGGCCCGTTCGCGGCCGACGTGACCGACCTGCCGGACTTCCTGCCCCGTCACCCGCGGGCCGGCCACCCGGCCTGA
- a CDS encoding dTDP-4-dehydrorhamnose 3,5-epimerase family protein gives MQTRELSIPGAWEITPRQFGDDRGTFMEWFKEPAFTAALGHGLHLAQANCSVSAAGVLRGVHYADVPPGQAKYVFCAAGAVLDVIVDLRVGSPTFGRWDSVLLDDVDRRAVYLSEGLGHAFLSLADGSTVVYLCSEGYAPDREHGIHPLDPDLAIAWPTQGRDGRPLELTLSGKDEQAPSLAEALAAGALPQADVVAAHVAGLRGEAVNR, from the coding sequence GTGCAGACACGCGAACTGAGCATCCCCGGCGCCTGGGAGATCACCCCCCGCCAGTTCGGCGACGACCGGGGAACGTTCATGGAGTGGTTCAAGGAACCCGCCTTCACCGCCGCGCTCGGCCACGGCCTGCACCTCGCCCAGGCGAACTGCTCCGTCTCGGCGGCCGGGGTCCTGCGCGGTGTGCACTACGCCGATGTCCCTCCGGGACAGGCGAAGTACGTGTTCTGCGCGGCCGGCGCGGTCCTCGACGTGATCGTCGACCTGCGGGTCGGCTCGCCGACGTTCGGGCGGTGGGACTCCGTCCTGCTCGACGACGTGGACCGCCGCGCGGTCTACCTCTCCGAGGGGCTCGGGCACGCGTTCCTCTCCCTCGCGGACGGCTCGACGGTCGTCTACCTGTGCTCGGAGGGCTACGCCCCCGACCGCGAGCACGGCATCCACCCGCTGGACCCGGACCTCGCCATCGCGTGGCCGACGCAGGGGCGCGACGGCCGCCCGCTGGAGCTGACGCTGTCCGGCAAGGACGAGCAGGCCCCCTCGCTCGCGGAAGCACTGGCCGCGGGCGCCCTGCCCCAGGCCGACGTCGTCGCCGCCCACGTCGCCGGACTGCGCGGCGAGGCGGTGAACCGGTGA
- the rfbD gene encoding dTDP-4-dehydrorhamnose reductase gives MRWIVAGAGGMLGTDVVEVLRAAGHEVVGLTRAEVDVTDVEACRRAVGAVGAADVLVNCTAHTAVDAAESEEGAAFAVNAVGARNLALAARDAGARFLHVSTDYVFDGEADEPYAPDALPTPRGAYGRTKAAGEWAVRASGADALVVRTAWLYGEHGGCFPKTMVTVGRARGALSVVDDQVGQPTWTRDVAQLLLRLVAAQAPAGTYHAVAAGRCSWFDFAGAVLASAGLDAVELKPTTSAEFVRPAPRPAFSVLSTANLSGVGVEPIGDWRERWDVAAATVLADGEVL, from the coding sequence GTGCGCTGGATCGTGGCGGGAGCGGGCGGGATGCTCGGCACCGACGTCGTGGAGGTGCTGCGCGCGGCGGGGCACGAGGTCGTCGGGCTCACCCGGGCCGAGGTCGACGTGACCGACGTCGAGGCCTGCCGTCGGGCCGTCGGGGCCGTGGGGGCTGCCGACGTCCTGGTGAACTGCACCGCGCACACGGCCGTCGACGCGGCCGAGTCCGAGGAGGGTGCCGCGTTCGCGGTGAACGCCGTCGGAGCCCGGAACCTGGCCCTGGCCGCACGGGACGCCGGTGCCCGGTTCCTGCACGTCTCCACCGACTACGTCTTCGACGGCGAGGCCGACGAGCCCTACGCCCCCGACGCGCTGCCGACCCCGCGCGGAGCCTACGGACGCACCAAGGCCGCGGGGGAGTGGGCGGTGCGGGCCAGCGGGGCCGACGCCCTGGTCGTGCGGACGGCCTGGCTCTACGGCGAGCACGGAGGGTGCTTCCCCAAGACCATGGTCACCGTCGGGCGGGCCCGCGGGGCGCTGTCGGTGGTCGACGACCAGGTCGGGCAGCCGACCTGGACCCGGGACGTGGCGCAGCTGCTGCTGCGGCTCGTGGCGGCGCAGGCCCCGGCGGGGACGTACCACGCGGTGGCCGCGGGTCGGTGCTCGTGGTTCGACTTCGCCGGTGCGGTGCTGGCCTCCGCCGGCCTCGACGCCGTGGAGCTGAAACCCACCACGAGCGCGGAGTTCGTGCGTCCGGCCCCTCGTCCGGCGTTCTCGGTCCTGTCCACCGCGAACCTGTCCGGGGTGGGGGTCGAGCCGATCGGGGACTGGCGCGAGCGGTGGGACGTCGCCGCAGCGACCGTCCTGGCCGACGGGGAAGTTCTCTAG
- a CDS encoding HTTM domain-containing protein, giving the protein MNQLGAVFDRWVSRGDATPRDLGIYRIVFALLILLSPPSFRWVSQFPDSFVNGPAGPFALLHSVPPDGVLLGLELLVGTCAGFLLVGLFTRTASIVLALALVGGYGTVYSLGKIDHTIFLVIVPVLLAFARWGDALSVDALRRGAGAPVAETPQWPLRLLALLVGLGFLTAAVPKVLSGWLDPRTHAVQGVMFTQYYVNDRTDLLAGHFIGLHDGVFWESVDVATVLLEGLLVLTVLNWRCWRVGIAIASLFHLGVLLMMNIGFSGNVVTYAAFVLWARSPLLRREVPRATAAQRLAARPGSARITPVAAGVLALALGVGAVLRPEAWAVPRLNQVVVVVGAALALWYLVHVARDLLGRLGGGRTVSVVDESAGVRP; this is encoded by the coding sequence GTGAACCAGCTCGGAGCGGTCTTCGACCGGTGGGTCTCCCGCGGCGACGCCACCCCGCGCGACCTGGGGATCTACCGCATCGTCTTCGCGCTGCTGATCCTGCTGTCCCCCCCGAGCTTCCGCTGGGTCTCCCAGTTCCCGGACTCCTTCGTGAACGGCCCGGCCGGACCGTTCGCGTTGCTGCACAGCGTCCCCCCGGACGGTGTGCTGCTGGGCCTGGAACTCCTGGTCGGGACCTGCGCGGGGTTCCTGCTGGTGGGGTTGTTCACCCGCACCGCCTCGATCGTGCTGGCCCTCGCCCTGGTGGGCGGGTACGGGACCGTCTACAGCCTGGGCAAGATCGACCACACCATCTTCCTCGTCATCGTCCCGGTGCTGCTCGCGTTCGCGCGCTGGGGCGACGCGCTGTCGGTCGACGCCCTGCGACGGGGGGCGGGCGCTCCGGTCGCCGAGACCCCGCAGTGGCCGCTGCGCCTGCTCGCCCTGCTCGTCGGCCTGGGGTTCCTGACGGCCGCCGTCCCGAAGGTGCTCAGCGGCTGGCTGGACCCGCGAACCCATGCGGTGCAGGGAGTCATGTTCACCCAGTACTACGTCAACGACCGGACGGACCTGCTCGCCGGACACTTCATCGGTCTGCACGACGGGGTCTTCTGGGAATCCGTCGACGTCGCCACCGTGCTGCTCGAGGGCCTGCTCGTGCTCACCGTCCTGAACTGGCGCTGCTGGCGGGTCGGGATCGCGATCGCCTCGCTCTTCCACCTCGGCGTGCTGCTGATGATGAACATCGGGTTCTCCGGCAACGTCGTGACCTACGCCGCGTTCGTGCTCTGGGCCCGGTCGCCGCTGCTGCGGCGGGAAGTCCCCCGGGCCACTGCGGCGCAGCGCCTGGCGGCCCGCCCCGGATCCGCCCGGATCACCCCCGTCGCGGCGGGGGTGCTCGCCCTGGCGCTGGGGGTCGGCGCGGTGCTGCGCCCGGAGGCGTGGGCGGTCCCGCGGCTCAACCAGGTCGTCGTCGTGGTGGGCGCGGCGCTCGCGCTCTGGTACCTGGTGCACGTGGCCAGGGACCTGCTCGGTCGCCTCGGCGGTGGCCGTACGGTGAGCGTCGTGGACGAATCCGCCGGAGTCAGACCGTGA
- a CDS encoding phytoene desaturase family protein: protein MIGRATVVGAGPNGLSAAVLLARAGLEVTVLEAADSIGGGVRSAELLGPGVVSDLGSAVHPFGVASPFFQSLPLERHGLRWLHGRYPLGHPLDDGPAGLLEGDLDATARELGRDGAAWKALFAGPVKHWESLVPQVMGPLLRVPADPFVLGGFGVKSVWPANLVNRTLFREDRARALFAGMAAHALQPQSRPLTAAFGMLFGAAAHATGWPVPQGGAQAIATALAAELAEHGGTVLLNHPVRTLGDLEVAGTADVTLLDLTPRQLLRIAGTALPPRYAAQMRRWTYGAGAHKVDYLLDGPVPWRDPRLAGAVTVHLGGSAAQVAAAEDDVARGRHPDRPFVLVAQQDVADPGRAPAGQHVVWAYGHTPQGSTDRGTGERIDRQFERFAPGFRDRVLARVETTPAALEEQNANLVGGDVGGGALTLRQQVFRPVLGLDPYSTPLEGVYLCSSATPPGGGVHGMCGFHAATRALTDLARRRRTGR, encoded by the coding sequence GTGATCGGACGCGCGACCGTCGTCGGGGCGGGACCCAACGGGTTGTCCGCGGCCGTGCTGCTGGCCCGCGCCGGGTTGGAGGTCACCGTCCTCGAGGCCGCCGACAGCATCGGCGGTGGGGTCCGCAGCGCGGAACTCCTCGGCCCGGGGGTCGTCAGCGACCTCGGGTCCGCCGTGCACCCCTTCGGCGTGGCGAGCCCGTTCTTCCAGAGCCTGCCGCTGGAGCGGCACGGTCTGCGGTGGCTGCACGGCCGCTACCCACTCGGCCACCCCCTCGACGACGGCCCCGCCGGGCTGCTCGAGGGCGACCTCGACGCGACGGCGCGGGAACTCGGCCGGGACGGCGCCGCCTGGAAGGCGCTCTTCGCCGGGCCCGTGAAGCACTGGGAGTCCCTCGTCCCCCAGGTCATGGGTCCGCTGCTGCGGGTGCCGGCCGACCCGTTCGTGCTCGGCGGGTTCGGGGTGAAGTCCGTCTGGCCGGCGAACCTCGTGAACCGCACGCTCTTCCGCGAGGACCGGGCCCGGGCCCTGTTCGCCGGGATGGCCGCGCACGCCCTGCAGCCGCAGAGTCGTCCGCTCACGGCGGCGTTCGGGATGCTCTTCGGGGCCGCGGCCCACGCCACCGGGTGGCCGGTGCCCCAGGGGGGCGCCCAGGCCATCGCGACCGCGCTCGCGGCCGAGCTCGCCGAGCACGGGGGCACCGTCCTGCTGAACCACCCCGTGCGGACCCTGGGGGACCTGGAGGTCGCCGGGACCGCGGACGTGACGCTGCTCGACCTGACCCCGCGCCAGCTGTTGCGCATCGCCGGCACCGCGCTGCCGCCCCGCTACGCGGCGCAGATGCGGCGCTGGACCTACGGCGCGGGCGCGCACAAGGTCGACTACCTGCTCGACGGGCCCGTCCCGTGGCGCGATCCCCGGCTCGCCGGGGCCGTCACGGTGCACCTCGGCGGGAGCGCGGCGCAGGTCGCGGCGGCCGAGGACGACGTCGCCCGCGGCCGCCACCCGGACCGGCCCTTCGTGCTCGTCGCCCAGCAGGACGTCGCCGATCCCGGTCGGGCACCGGCTGGGCAGCACGTGGTGTGGGCCTACGGGCACACGCCGCAGGGGTCGACCGACCGCGGCACGGGGGAGCGGATCGACCGCCAGTTCGAGCGGTTCGCGCCGGGGTTCCGTGACCGGGTCCTCGCCCGGGTCGAGACGACGCCGGCGGCGTTGGAGGAGCAGAACGCCAACCTGGTCGGGGGCGACGTCGGGGGCGGTGCGCTGACCCTGCGTCAGCAGGTCTTCCGGCCCGTCCTCGGTCTGGACCCGTACTCGACCCCGCTGGAGGGGGTCTACCTGTGCTCCTCCGCGACCCCGCCCGGCGGCGGGGTCCACGGCATGTGCGGTTTCCACGCCGCCACCCGGGCGCTCACCGACCTCGCCCGGCGGCGCCGCACCGGCCGCTGA
- the rfbA gene encoding glucose-1-phosphate thymidylyltransferase RfbA has product MRGIILAGGSGTRLHPITRGVSKQLVPVYDKPMIYYPLSTLMLAGVRDVLVITTPHDADGFRRLLGDGSQFGVNLQYAVQPSPDGLAQAFVIGDQFVGSDTVGLVLGDNIFYGPGLGNQLRRFDGLTGGAIFAYWVGDPTAYGVVEFDDAGQALSLEEKPTAPRSNFAVPGLYFYDSDVVEIAKALRPSPRGELEITDVNRTYLERGQLQVEVLPRGTAWLDTGTFDQMLAAGNYVSTLEARQGLKIGCPEEVAWRHGWLDDAELEERARPMVKSGYGSYLLELLARGRHA; this is encoded by the coding sequence ATGCGCGGAATAATCCTCGCCGGTGGATCCGGCACGCGACTGCACCCCATCACCCGGGGGGTCAGCAAGCAGCTCGTCCCGGTCTACGACAAACCGATGATCTACTACCCGCTCTCGACGTTGATGCTGGCCGGGGTGCGGGACGTCCTGGTCATCACCACCCCGCACGACGCCGACGGGTTCCGGCGGTTGCTGGGCGACGGTTCGCAGTTCGGCGTGAACCTCCAGTACGCCGTCCAGCCCTCTCCCGACGGTCTCGCCCAGGCGTTCGTCATCGGGGACCAGTTCGTGGGTTCCGACACCGTCGGCCTGGTCCTGGGGGACAACATCTTCTACGGCCCCGGACTGGGCAACCAGCTCCGCCGCTTCGACGGCCTCACGGGCGGCGCGATCTTCGCGTACTGGGTGGGCGACCCCACCGCCTACGGCGTCGTGGAGTTCGACGACGCCGGGCAGGCGCTGTCGCTGGAGGAGAAGCCCACCGCCCCCAGGAGCAACTTCGCCGTCCCCGGGCTCTACTTCTACGACTCCGACGTCGTCGAGATCGCCAAGGCCCTGCGACCGTCCCCGCGCGGGGAACTCGAGATCACCGACGTGAACCGGACCTACCTCGAACGCGGTCAGCTCCAGGTCGAGGTGCTGCCACGCGGGACGGCCTGGCTGGACACCGGGACGTTCGACCAGATGCTGGCCGCCGGGAACTACGTCAGCACGCTGGAGGCCCGTCAGGGGCTCAAGATCGGCTGTCCCGAGGAGGTCGCCTGGCGCCACGGCTGGCTGGACGACGCCGAGCTCGAGGAACGCGCCCGCCCCATGGTCAAGAGCGGGTACGGCAGCTACCTGCTGGAACTGCTGGCCCGCGGCCGGCACGCCTGA
- the rfbB gene encoding dTDP-glucose 4,6-dehydratase: MRLLVTGGAGFIGSHYVRSALTGVHGATGIDSLVVLDKLTYAGNPRNLDPVAGDPRLELVEADITDAAAVDALMARADVVVHFAAESHVDRSIDGAAGFVHTNVVGTQVLLDAAVRHDVDKFVHVSTDEVYGTIPEGSWPEDHPLEPNSPYSASKASSDLLVRSFHRTHGLPACITRCSNNYGPYQFPEKVMPLFITNLMRGGTVPLYGDGLNVRDWLHVDDHCRGIQLVVDGGRPGEVYNIGGGTELTNRELTERILEAFGAGWERVREVEDRKGHDRRYSVDISKISAELGYTPQHSFDEGLAETVQWYRDHEAWWAPLLEKVSTAK; this comes from the coding sequence ATGAGACTTCTGGTCACCGGCGGTGCAGGTTTCATCGGCAGCCACTACGTGCGGTCCGCCCTGACGGGGGTGCACGGGGCCACGGGGATCGACTCGCTCGTCGTCCTGGACAAACTGACCTACGCCGGCAACCCGCGCAACCTGGACCCGGTGGCCGGTGACCCCCGGTTGGAACTGGTCGAGGCCGACATCACCGACGCGGCCGCGGTCGACGCGCTGATGGCCCGCGCGGACGTCGTCGTGCACTTCGCCGCCGAGAGCCACGTGGACCGATCCATCGACGGCGCAGCGGGTTTCGTCCACACGAACGTCGTGGGGACCCAGGTCCTGCTGGACGCCGCGGTGCGTCACGACGTCGACAAGTTCGTGCACGTCTCCACCGACGAGGTCTACGGCACGATCCCCGAGGGTTCCTGGCCCGAGGACCACCCGCTGGAACCGAACAGCCCCTACTCGGCCTCGAAGGCCTCCAGCGACCTGCTGGTGCGGTCGTTCCACCGCACGCACGGGTTGCCGGCCTGCATCACCCGTTGCTCGAACAACTACGGCCCGTACCAGTTCCCCGAGAAGGTCATGCCGTTGTTCATCACGAACCTGATGCGCGGCGGGACGGTTCCGCTCTACGGCGACGGCCTCAACGTCCGCGACTGGTTGCACGTCGACGACCACTGCCGCGGGATCCAGCTCGTCGTCGACGGAGGTCGTCCCGGAGAGGTCTACAACATCGGCGGGGGGACGGAACTCACCAACCGTGAACTCACCGAACGGATCCTCGAGGCGTTCGGGGCCGGCTGGGAACGCGTCCGTGAGGTCGAGGACCGCAAGGGGCACGACCGCCGCTACTCGGTCGACATCTCGAAGATCTCGGCCGAACTCGGCTACACCCCTCAGCACTCCTTCGACGAGGGTCTGGCCGAGACGGTCCAGTGGTACCGCGACCACGAGGCCTGGTGGGCCCCGCTGCTCGAGAAGGTCTCCACCGCGAAGTGA
- a CDS encoding glycosyltransferase — protein MTALLVANDGGHLAQLKSLAKRLPIADAFRWVTVPTPQSLSLLEGEDVLWVKPGPTRDLRAALHNAVLASSLFRRGRISAVVSTGSSLAVSVLPQARLHGTKTYYIESATRTHGPSLSGRLLARIPGVELYTQNASWASKKWKYAGSVFDGWEPEQLPERRKVSKVVVSLGTSRTYGFRRLVESIAPLLQDLGAEVLWQTGTTDTTGLPVLDPRPAVPAQELSAAMREADLVIAHAGTGVALEALGAGKLPVLIPRRAEFSEHIDDHQEQIADMLKHRGLAVVREADAVTPEDLVLAASSVVNLREDARPLAL, from the coding sequence ATGACTGCACTTCTCGTAGCCAATGACGGCGGACACCTGGCTCAGCTCAAGTCGCTCGCCAAGCGGCTGCCCATCGCTGACGCCTTCCGCTGGGTCACGGTCCCCACCCCGCAGTCCCTGTCCCTCCTGGAGGGCGAGGACGTGCTGTGGGTGAAACCCGGGCCGACCCGCGACCTGCGGGCCGCGCTGCACAACGCGGTCCTCGCCTCGTCGCTGTTCCGCCGCGGACGCATCTCCGCCGTCGTCAGCACCGGCTCCAGCCTCGCCGTCTCCGTCCTGCCGCAGGCCCGCCTGCACGGGACGAAGACCTACTACATCGAGAGCGCGACCCGCACCCACGGACCGAGCCTCAGCGGCCGGCTCCTGGCCAGGATCCCGGGCGTCGAGCTCTACACCCAGAACGCCTCCTGGGCCTCCAAGAAGTGGAAGTACGCCGGCTCGGTCTTCGACGGCTGGGAGCCGGAGCAGCTGCCGGAACGCCGCAAGGTGTCCAAGGTCGTGGTCTCCCTCGGGACCTCCCGGACCTACGGCTTCCGCCGTCTCGTCGAGAGCATCGCCCCGCTCCTGCAGGACCTGGGAGCCGAGGTCCTCTGGCAGACCGGGACCACCGACACCACCGGCCTGCCGGTGCTCGACCCCCGTCCCGCGGTTCCCGCCCAGGAACTGTCGGCGGCGATGCGCGAGGCCGACCTGGTCATCGCCCACGCCGGTACGGGTGTCGCCCTGGAGGCCCTCGGGGCCGGGAAGCTGCCGGTCCTCATCCCGCGGCGGGCCGAGTTCTCCGAGCACATCGACGACCACCAGGAACAGATCGCCGACATGCTCAAGCACCGCGGCCTCGCCGTCGTGCGCGAGGCCGACGCGGTCACCCCGGAAGACCTGGTGCTGGCCGCCAGCAGTGTCGTGAACCTCCGCGAGGACGCCCGGCCGCTGGCTCTCTGA
- a CDS encoding dolichyl-phosphate-mannose--protein mannosyltransferase, with product MSAVDTVATPRTPGPGDARERLLGTSSEITGESWRRAWLPLLLVTAIGGFLRFFQLGRPHQLVFDETYYVKQAYSLLLHGVELRNDSSIAKPDELFTHGAPNVFGTEGDFVVHPPVGKWMIAFGEWLFGIDSSFGWRFSAALIGTLSILLIGRIARRMFRSTLLGVTASVLLAVDGEHFVESRTSLLDVFLMWWVLVAFALLLIDRDHARERLARAVAVHGVDGLGPRIGFRGWRLAAGMSLGLSCGVKWSGVYVLAVFGVMTVFWDAGARRAVGVRPWLPAALWRDGIGAFVLMVPIAVATYLASWVGWFRSDAGWDRQWGEVHPSRGAGGIVPDALRSLWHYHQQAYAFHVGLDSPHPYSANPWSWLVQGRPTSFFYEAKTSGVEGCSVDNCSKAITSLGNPVIWWAGLLALLVLLFCWFFRRDWRAGAILAGYAGAYLPWFQYQHRTIFTFYAVVFVPFVVLAVVHVLGLVLGPDPSTAVLRRGVAIEAALWRRRGGAAVAGAVVVLAVACFAFFWPVYTAQVIPYESWSRRMWLPSWI from the coding sequence GTGAGCGCGGTGGACACCGTCGCCACGCCCCGCACACCGGGTCCGGGTGATGCCCGCGAACGGCTGCTGGGAACCTCCTCGGAGATCACCGGGGAGTCCTGGCGTCGGGCCTGGCTGCCGCTGCTGCTGGTCACCGCGATCGGCGGCTTCCTCCGCTTCTTCCAGCTCGGCCGCCCCCACCAGCTCGTCTTCGACGAGACGTACTACGTGAAGCAGGCGTACTCGCTGCTGCTGCACGGGGTGGAGCTGCGCAACGACTCGAGCATCGCGAAGCCGGACGAGCTCTTCACCCACGGCGCCCCGAACGTCTTCGGCACCGAGGGCGACTTCGTCGTCCACCCGCCGGTCGGGAAGTGGATGATCGCGTTCGGGGAGTGGCTGTTCGGCATCGACTCCTCCTTCGGCTGGCGCTTCTCCGCGGCGCTCATCGGGACGCTGTCGATCCTGCTGATCGGCCGGATCGCACGGCGCATGTTCCGCTCCACGCTGCTCGGGGTCACGGCCTCCGTCCTGCTGGCCGTGGACGGTGAGCACTTCGTCGAGAGCCGCACCAGCCTCCTCGACGTCTTCCTCATGTGGTGGGTGCTCGTCGCCTTCGCCCTGCTGCTGATCGACCGGGACCACGCGCGCGAGCGCCTCGCCCGGGCCGTCGCCGTGCACGGGGTGGACGGGCTCGGCCCGCGGATCGGCTTCCGCGGCTGGCGGCTGGCCGCCGGGATGAGCCTGGGGCTCTCCTGCGGGGTGAAGTGGTCGGGCGTCTACGTGCTCGCGGTCTTCGGGGTCATGACCGTCTTCTGGGACGCCGGCGCCCGGCGGGCCGTGGGGGTGCGGCCCTGGTTGCCCGCCGCGCTCTGGCGGGACGGGATCGGCGCGTTCGTCCTGATGGTCCCGATCGCGGTCGCCACCTACCTGGCCTCGTGGGTGGGCTGGTTCCGCAGCGACGCCGGCTGGGACCGGCAGTGGGGCGAGGTGCACCCCTCCCGGGGGGCCGGCGGGATCGTCCCGGACGCCCTGCGGAGCCTGTGGCACTACCACCAGCAGGCCTACGCCTTCCACGTCGGCCTCGACTCCCCCCACCCCTACTCCGCCAACCCGTGGTCGTGGCTCGTGCAGGGACGCCCGACGTCCTTCTTCTACGAGGCCAAGACGTCGGGCGTGGAGGGCTGCTCGGTCGACAACTGCTCGAAGGCCATCACCTCGCTGGGCAACCCCGTGATCTGGTGGGCGGGGCTCCTCGCACTGCTCGTCCTCCTCTTCTGCTGGTTCTTCCGCCGCGACTGGCGGGCGGGGGCGATCCTCGCGGGGTACGCCGGCGCCTACCTGCCGTGGTTCCAGTACCAGCACCGGACGATCTTCACGTTCTACGCCGTCGTCTTCGTCCCGTTCGTGGTGCTGGCGGTGGTCCACGTGCTGGGCCTGGTCCTCGGCCCCGACCCCAGCACCGCCGTGCTGCGCCGCGGCGTCGCCATCGAGGCGGCGTTGTGGCGGCGGCGCGGGGGCGCCGCGGTGGCGGGTGCGGTCGTGGTGCTCGCCGTCGCCTGCTTCGCCTTCTTCTGGCCGGTCTACACGGCGCAGGTCATCCCCTACGAGTCCTGGAGCCGGCGGATGTGGCTGCCGAGCTGGATCTGA